The genomic interval GAATATTTGGTTGAAATTGAATTAACAGCTGTTCTTACTGAATAAACTAATCTTTAGACTTTCATTCGTACTTTAAAACAAATTAATGTTAGAAAAAGTCAATAATACACTGCCTATCATGTTCAAATGGATTTTCATTTGTGTTTTGATAGGCTTTTTTTCTGGTTCGACCTCCGCATTTTTCTTGGTTACCTTAGAATGGGTTACCCAAATTAGAATCCATAATTCTTGGATTATTTGGTTATTGCCTTTGGGTGGTTTAGTAATTGGACTAGGGTATCATTATTATGGAGCTTCTGTAGTCAAAGGGAATAATTTATTACTCGAAGAATACGATAAACCCACAAAATTGATTCCATTCAAAATGGCTCCTTTTGTGCTCTTTGGAACTTTAATCACGCACCTTTTTGGAGGTTCTGCGGGTCGTGAGGGAACAGCCGTACAAATGGGCGGTGCGATTGCCGATCAATTTAAAGTAATTTTCAACTTAGAGAATCAAGAGCGAAGAACGTTGATCGTCATGGGAATCAGTGCGGGTTTTGCATCTATTTTTGGAACACCTTTAGCAGGAGCTATTTTTGCTATTGAAGTATTGTATTGTAGCAAAATTAATTTAAAAACCGTTGTCCTTTCGTTTATCGTAGCATTTATAGCGCATTATACAGTGGAGCTTTGGGCGGTCCATCATACCCATTATAATATTCCAGAAACTCCTGCTTGGAACGGAATCATTTTATTATGGTGTTTATTAGCTAGTATTCTTTTTGGATTAGCCGCCATGACATTCTCTAGAACTACGCATTTTTGGGGACGAATATTTTCAAAATACGTTTCATATCCACCGTTTCGCCCTCTTATTGGAGGAACTATATTAGCAATAGCTATAGCCTTTTTGGACATTCAAAAATTCGTTGGATTGGGAGTTCCCGTGATCGTGGACGCATTTACTCACCCAAGTGAAAATTTTGATTTCTTATTAAAAATACTATTCACAGGCTTTACTTTAGGTTGTGGCTTTAAGGGTGGTGAAGTTACTCCGTTATTCTTTGTGGGTGCTACT from Flavobacterium ovatum carries:
- a CDS encoding voltage-gated chloride channel family protein — translated: MLEKVNNTLPIMFKWIFICVLIGFFSGSTSAFFLVTLEWVTQIRIHNSWIIWLLPLGGLVIGLGYHYYGASVVKGNNLLLEEYDKPTKLIPFKMAPFVLFGTLITHLFGGSAGREGTAVQMGGAIADQFKVIFNLENQERRTLIVMGISAGFASIFGTPLAGAIFAIEVLYCSKINLKTVVLSFIVAFIAHYTVELWAVHHTHYNIPETPAWNGIILLWCLLASILFGLAAMTFSRTTHFWGRIFSKYVSYPPFRPLIGGTILAIAIAFLDIQKFVGLGVPVIVDAFTHPSENFDFLLKILFTGFTLGCGFKGGEVTPLFFVGATLGSALSLVIPLPIALLAGMGFVAVFSGATHTPIACTAMGIELFGLESGLYIALACGIAYLVSGSVGIYSAQNSKGTKYQLYERFKRKNFKIL